Proteins co-encoded in one Polaromonas vacuolata genomic window:
- the pgeF gene encoding peptidoglycan editing factor PgeF produces MLGEDWLRPEWPAPKQVKALFTSRHEGASAPPFDSLNLAEHVGDDPHSVAINRNRLAQVVGAKPVFLHQVHGITALALNQHTPHGQHADACFTAERQLACTIMVADCLPVLLCRMDGSLVAAAHAGWRGLANGVLTAAVECFNAKPYALKARENNLLSVPSSERIIAWLGPCIGPAEFEVGPEVKAAFAAMTFLGSQTASCFKAGVSGKYLADLQSLARLQLAALGVEQVYGNDGSDSWCTVKQASRYFSHRRDTGVKKLASTGRMAACIWID; encoded by the coding sequence ATGCTAGGCGAAGATTGGCTAAGACCCGAATGGCCAGCGCCGAAACAGGTCAAAGCTCTTTTTACCAGCCGTCATGAAGGCGCATCAGCGCCTCCATTTGATAGTCTTAACTTGGCAGAGCATGTTGGTGATGACCCGCACAGCGTTGCCATTAACCGCAATCGCTTGGCACAAGTGGTGGGTGCCAAGCCGGTTTTTTTGCATCAAGTGCACGGCATTACTGCGTTGGCTTTAAATCAACACACGCCGCACGGCCAACACGCTGACGCTTGCTTTACCGCTGAGCGCCAGCTCGCTTGCACCATCATGGTGGCTGACTGTTTGCCAGTGCTGCTGTGCCGAATGGATGGCTCTTTGGTGGCTGCAGCGCATGCGGGTTGGCGTGGGCTAGCCAATGGCGTGTTGACTGCGGCAGTTGAGTGTTTTAATGCTAAACCCTACGCGTTAAAAGCGCGTGAAAATAATCTACTCAGTGTGCCAAGTTCAGAGCGAATCATTGCTTGGCTGGGTCCTTGTATAGGCCCAGCAGAATTCGAAGTTGGCCCCGAGGTCAAAGCCGCATTTGCCGCAATGACTTTTTTAGGTTCACAGACCGCTAGTTGCTTTAAGGCCGGCGTTAGCGGGAAATATTTGGCCGATTTGCAAAGTCTTGCGCGTTTGCAACTCGCAGCCTTAGGTGTTGAGCAGGTGTATGGAAATGATGGCAGCGATAGCTGGTGTACGGTTAAGCAGGCCTCAAGGTATTTTTCCCACCGGCGCGATACGGGTGTCAAAAAGCTTGCCAGCACTGGGCGTATGGCCGCTTGCATCTGGATTGACTAA
- a CDS encoding DUF1330 domain-containing protein → MPNAYWIARVDVTDAEKYKAYTLANAEAFALYGARFLVRSGRQDSVEGLARMRNVVIEFPNYAAAIDCWNSPQYRHAISFREGAGIADIVIVEGYDGPQPG, encoded by the coding sequence ATGCCAAACGCTTATTGGATAGCCCGCGTTGATGTTACAGACGCCGAAAAATACAAAGCCTACACACTGGCTAACGCTGAGGCATTTGCGCTTTATGGTGCGCGCTTTTTAGTCCGTTCAGGTCGTCAAGATAGTGTTGAAGGCCTAGCGCGAATGCGCAATGTAGTCATAGAGTTCCCCAACTATGCAGCGGCTATAGATTGCTGGAACAGCCCGCAATACCGGCATGCCATCAGCTTTCGAGAGGGTGCGGGCATTGCTGATATCGTTATTGTTGAAGGCTATGACGGGCCTCAACCAGGCTAA
- a CDS encoding cupin domain-containing protein → MTTKGFVVSHAADAKFERGLRSFYEYRDLGIRQATESRVAAHVIRSAAGKEFSSQPHFHKTEFQLVYVLKGWIDFEYEGQGVVRLEVGSCVHQPPGIRHRELGHSEDIEMLEIVLPAGFATEQVDTVNAPV, encoded by the coding sequence ATGACAACCAAAGGCTTTGTAGTCTCACACGCCGCTGATGCTAAGTTTGAGCGCGGCCTCAGATCGTTTTACGAATACCGTGATCTGGGTATTCGGCAGGCAACCGAGAGCCGGGTTGCCGCGCATGTGATTCGTTCAGCGGCGGGCAAAGAGTTTTCAAGTCAACCGCACTTTCACAAAACTGAATTTCAACTGGTTTATGTGCTCAAAGGCTGGATAGATTTTGAATACGAAGGTCAAGGCGTAGTTAGGCTAGAAGTCGGCTCTTGCGTGCATCAGCCACCCGGTATTCGGCATCGTGAACTAGGCCACAGCGAAGACATTGAAATGCTTGAAATAGTGCTTCCGGCTGGCTTCGCGACTGAGCAGGTAGACACAGTTAACGCGCCGGTTTGA
- a CDS encoding IS30 family transposase translates to MIYTHLTRDERYQIAILVKANFNQSEIAKMMDRDKSSISRELRRNRGLRGYRPKQANDKAQERRLACANSPRVADSTWAVVEEKLAEAWSPEQISGHLEASHQPGVSYESIYQYIYADKRAGGTLHKTLRCQKTRKKRSSGRERRGTISRQVSIELRPDIVLERARFGDWEADLVIGAGQKQALVTINERVSRYSIIFHVPFKTAQAVGDALITLLKPFAHCVHTLTTDNGKEFAQHERIASALSADFFFAHPYASWERGANENMNGLIRQFFPKGMRFNCITDDDIALAMHRLNHRPRKCLGYRTPHQVFMEQLESYQHTVALQA, encoded by the coding sequence ATGATTTACACACACCTCACCCGTGACGAACGTTACCAGATTGCAATCCTCGTCAAAGCAAACTTCAATCAAAGTGAAATTGCAAAAATGATGGACCGTGATAAATCGAGCATCAGCCGTGAGTTGCGTCGTAACCGCGGTCTACGAGGCTATCGCCCTAAGCAGGCAAATGACAAAGCCCAAGAACGTAGACTTGCCTGCGCCAATAGTCCTAGAGTTGCTGACTCGACATGGGCTGTAGTGGAGGAAAAGTTGGCTGAGGCTTGGAGCCCCGAGCAAATCAGCGGCCACCTCGAAGCTAGCCACCAACCCGGTGTTAGCTATGAGAGCATTTACCAGTACATCTACGCTGACAAACGCGCGGGCGGCACCTTGCATAAAACACTGCGTTGCCAGAAGACGCGAAAAAAACGCAGCAGTGGCCGTGAACGGCGCGGCACCATCTCTCGCCAGGTCTCAATAGAACTGCGACCCGACATCGTGCTTGAGCGTGCGCGCTTTGGCGACTGGGAGGCTGATCTGGTGATTGGTGCCGGGCAGAAGCAAGCACTAGTGACGATTAATGAGCGTGTCTCTCGCTATTCAATAATTTTCCACGTGCCATTCAAAACAGCGCAAGCCGTAGGGGACGCGTTAATCACTTTACTCAAACCGTTCGCTCATTGCGTGCACACTCTCACGACTGATAACGGCAAGGAATTTGCCCAGCATGAACGAATAGCTTCTGCGCTGAGTGCAGATTTCTTTTTCGCCCATCCATACGCCTCGTGGGAGCGTGGGGCGAACGAGAATATGAACGGTTTGATTCGCCAGTTTTTCCCAAAGGGGATGCGCTTTAATTGCATCACCGACGATGACATTGCTTTAGCGATGCACAGGCTCAATCATCGTCCTAGAAAATGTTTAGGGTATCGAACGCCGCATCAGGTTTTTATGGAACAGTTAGAGTCCTATCAGCATACGGTTGCACTTCAAGCTTGA
- a CDS encoding NADP-dependent oxidoreductase gives MSEIKALMNHQVRLASRPSGMPTQENWHFASEPVGNIQAGGLLIKTLCLSMDPAMRGWMNAGKSYIEPVQIGEVMRAGGVGRVIASENPLFAVGDYVNAGLGAQEYCLIEKANIKRSGIFKIDPSLGLTTWLNVLGMPGMTGYFGLLEVGQPKPGETVVVSGAAGAVGQTVGQMAMLKGCRVVGIAGGKAKCDWVVKELGFDACIDYKNEDVREGLKQHCPDGVDIYFDNVGGEILDLVLTKITRGARIIICGAISQYNNTTAIKGPANYLSLLVNRARMQGIVVFDYAENYPVAIAEMSGYLKEGRMKSREDIVMGLESFPDALLKLFNGENFGKLVLQVAKD, from the coding sequence ATGAGTGAAATAAAAGCCTTGATGAATCATCAAGTCCGGCTAGCCAGCCGCCCTAGCGGCATGCCGACACAAGAGAACTGGCATTTTGCAAGCGAGCCCGTAGGCAATATCCAAGCCGGCGGTTTGCTGATCAAGACTTTATGTCTGTCTATGGACCCGGCTATGCGCGGTTGGATGAATGCCGGCAAAAGCTATATTGAACCGGTGCAGATTGGCGAGGTGATGCGCGCCGGCGGAGTCGGTCGAGTCATCGCTTCTGAAAATCCGCTTTTTGCAGTTGGCGATTACGTCAATGCAGGTCTGGGCGCGCAGGAATACTGCTTGATTGAAAAAGCCAATATCAAGCGCAGCGGCATCTTCAAGATAGACCCCAGTCTAGGCTTGACGACTTGGCTTAATGTGCTGGGCATGCCCGGCATGACGGGCTATTTTGGCTTACTCGAAGTCGGCCAACCAAAGCCAGGCGAGACCGTCGTAGTCTCAGGTGCAGCAGGAGCTGTCGGCCAAACAGTGGGTCAAATGGCGATGTTAAAAGGCTGCCGCGTGGTCGGTATCGCTGGTGGCAAAGCCAAATGTGACTGGGTAGTTAAAGAGCTAGGTTTTGATGCCTGTATAGACTACAAAAATGAAGATGTCCGCGAAGGTCTTAAGCAGCATTGTCCAGATGGCGTAGATATTTATTTTGACAATGTAGGCGGTGAAATTCTTGACCTAGTGCTGACAAAAATCACACGTGGTGCACGCATCATCATCTGCGGTGCTATCAGCCAATACAACAATACAACGGCTATTAAAGGCCCTGCCAACTATCTCTCCTTGCTGGTGAACCGCGCACGCATGCAAGGCATTGTGGTGTTTGACTATGCAGAAAATTACCCCGTAGCTATCGCTGAAATGTCCGGCTACCTTAAAGAGGGACGCATGAAGAGTCGAGAAGACATCGTCATGGGGCTTGAATCATTTCCGGACGCATTGCTAAAACTTTTTAACGGCGAGAACTTTGGAAAACTGGTCTTACAAGTTGCTAAAGACTGA
- a CDS encoding fumarylacetoacetate hydrolase family protein produces the protein MPYVFTPPNIVSVPVVGIEDRFAIHRIYCVGRNYEEHAKEMGFTGREPPFFFLKPADAAVVVEAGTIGSLPYPSLTKNLHHEIELVVAIGIGGKNIAAADAYEHIYGYAVGLDMTRRDLQSEMKKQGRPWCIGKSFDSSAPIGSITRLADAGDMSCAEIYLQVDGKDRQRSNTSQLIWNIAESIETLSAAWELQPGDLIYTGTPEGVAAVISGDTLVGGITGLSSLTIKVS, from the coding sequence ATGCCTTACGTATTTACCCCGCCCAATATAGTGTCCGTGCCAGTAGTCGGTATAGAAGATAGATTTGCGATTCACCGTATTTATTGCGTCGGTCGTAATTACGAAGAACACGCCAAAGAAATGGGCTTTACCGGCCGCGAACCGCCGTTCTTTTTTCTAAAACCTGCGGATGCCGCCGTTGTAGTTGAGGCTGGCACGATTGGCTCACTGCCCTACCCTAGTCTGACAAAAAATCTGCACCATGAAATCGAGTTGGTAGTGGCCATCGGCATCGGCGGAAAAAACATAGCGGCGGCCGACGCCTATGAACATATTTATGGCTACGCAGTCGGCCTTGACATGACGCGCCGTGATCTGCAAAGCGAGATGAAAAAGCAAGGCCGACCTTGGTGCATTGGCAAGAGCTTTGATTCATCAGCGCCAATCGGATCGATTACACGCTTGGCCGATGCGGGCGACATGTCTTGCGCAGAAATTTATTTGCAAGTCGACGGCAAAGACCGCCAGCGCAGCAACACATCCCAGTTGATATGGAATATCGCTGAATCGATTGAAACCTTATCCGCCGCGTGGGAACTGCAACCCGGCGACCTGATCTACACCGGCACACCAGAAGGCGTAGCGGCAGTCATCAGTGGCGACACATTAGTCGGAGGCATCACCGGTTTAAGCAGCTTGACGATAAAGGTTAGCTAA
- a CDS encoding NUDIX hydrolase: MYRPTQKHCRTCGTSVVHRLPDDGDTRQRAVCPACGLVHYDNPLNVVGTVPVWGESGEQVLLCKRNIEPRRGKWTLPAGYMEMGETTSEGAARETDEEAGAEFEMQELFTVINVARVGQVHFFYRARLLSAQFDPGHETMEAKLFTEDEIPWDDLAFKTVGDTLKHYFEDRRKGIFGIHAVNID, from the coding sequence ATGTATAGGCCAACCCAGAAACACTGCCGCACCTGCGGCACCTCCGTCGTTCATCGCTTGCCCGATGACGGTGACACTAGGCAACGTGCGGTTTGTCCCGCCTGCGGTTTGGTGCATTACGACAACCCACTCAATGTCGTCGGTACCGTTCCGGTCTGGGGAGAAAGCGGTGAGCAAGTGCTGCTTTGCAAACGTAATATAGAGCCGCGGCGCGGCAAGTGGACGCTACCCGCTGGTTATATGGAAATGGGCGAGACAACGTCTGAAGGCGCGGCACGTGAGACCGACGAAGAAGCCGGTGCAGAGTTTGAAATGCAAGAACTTTTCACTGTCATCAACGTAGCGCGCGTCGGTCAGGTACATTTTTTCTACCGCGCCCGACTGCTCAGTGCTCAGTTCGATCCCGGTCATGAAACCATGGAAGCGAAACTCTTCACAGAAGACGAAATACCTTGGGACGATCTCGCCTTTAAAACTGTGGGCGACACCTTAAAGCACTACTTTGAAGACAGGCGCAAAGGTATCTTTGGCATTCACGCCGTCAATATTGACTAA
- a CDS encoding malonate--CoA ligase, with the protein MSNNNLFAALRASFPSDLDAIAIETDNNLFYSWGDIERSTAMMANLLVSLNLPAGARVAVQVEKSVEAMVLYLATLRAGYVFLPLNTAYQSAEIEYFIGNAEPSVVVCTPANFGWVSKIAFNAGTEHVFTLSDDRTGSLLERAAYCSAEHQIAVVQADDLAAILYTSGTTGRSKGAMLSHQNMLSNAQVLKTYWAWQPNDVLIHALPIFHVHGLFVALHGALINGSKMIWLAKFDPKYVVSKLPEATVFMGVPTLYVRLLAEPGLTLDVCRNMRLFLAGSAPLLIETFGEWQGRTGHTILERYGMSETAMLTSNPYVGERRGGTVGFALPGVDLRVQDDAGATLSANEIGNIQVKGPNIFQGYWRMPEKTKEEFTADGFFRTGDVGKIGLDGYITIVGRSKDLIISGGYNVYPAEIEGYINDMPGVAESALVGVPHPDFGEVGVAVVIAKPGQQLDSAGIVALLKSQLANFKIPKHCVVLDALPRNTMGKVQKNVLREQYKGLFS; encoded by the coding sequence ATGAGTAATAACAATCTTTTCGCAGCACTGCGTGCGTCTTTCCCGTCCGATCTGGATGCTATTGCGATTGAGACCGATAACAATCTTTTCTACAGCTGGGGTGACATAGAGCGATCCACCGCCATGATGGCTAATTTGCTGGTTAGCTTGAATCTACCCGCAGGTGCGCGAGTGGCCGTACAGGTCGAAAAATCGGTAGAAGCCATGGTCTTGTATCTGGCAACGTTAAGAGCAGGTTATGTTTTTTTGCCGCTCAACACCGCCTATCAAAGCGCTGAGATTGAATACTTCATCGGTAATGCAGAACCCTCGGTCGTGGTCTGTACGCCAGCGAATTTTGGCTGGGTTAGCAAAATTGCATTTAACGCCGGTACCGAGCATGTGTTCACGTTAAGTGATGACCGCACAGGCTCTTTGTTAGAGCGCGCCGCGTATTGCAGTGCTGAGCACCAAATTGCCGTCGTGCAAGCCGATGATTTAGCCGCTATTTTGTATACCAGCGGCACAACTGGCCGTAGCAAGGGCGCCATGCTCTCGCATCAAAACATGCTGAGCAATGCACAAGTGCTTAAAACTTACTGGGCTTGGCAGCCCAATGATGTCTTGATTCACGCGCTGCCTATTTTCCACGTGCATGGCTTATTCGTGGCTTTGCACGGTGCGCTAATCAATGGCAGCAAGATGATTTGGTTGGCTAAGTTCGATCCAAAATACGTTGTGAGTAAACTGCCTGAAGCAACTGTCTTTATGGGTGTGCCGACGCTGTATGTGCGCTTGTTAGCTGAGCCGGGTTTGACGCTGGATGTTTGCCGCAATATGCGTTTATTTCTCGCCGGTTCTGCCCCCTTGTTGATCGAGACTTTTGGTGAATGGCAGGGCCGTACCGGACACACGATTTTGGAACGCTACGGCATGAGTGAGACCGCTATGCTAACTTCCAACCCTTATGTCGGTGAGCGCCGCGGCGGCACTGTTGGTTTTGCTTTGCCGGGTGTAGATTTACGCGTGCAAGATGATGCGGGTGCGACACTTTCAGCAAACGAGATCGGTAATATTCAGGTCAAAGGCCCGAATATTTTTCAAGGTTACTGGCGCATGCCTGAAAAAACCAAAGAAGAATTCACGGCTGACGGTTTTTTCAGAACTGGCGATGTTGGCAAAATTGGGCTCGATGGCTACATCACCATTGTCGGGCGCAGCAAAGACTTAATCATCAGCGGCGGCTACAACGTCTACCCAGCAGAGATTGAGGGTTACATCAACGACATGCCCGGAGTTGCTGAGAGCGCTTTAGTCGGCGTGCCGCATCCAGACTTTGGCGAGGTTGGTGTGGCGGTAGTTATCGCTAAACCTGGCCAACAGTTAGATTCAGCTGGCATTGTTGCGTTGCTTAAATCTCAGTTAGCCAATTTTAAAATTCCCAAGCACTGCGTGGTTCTAGATGCCTTGCCGCGCAACACCATGGGCAAGGTACAAAAGAATGTTTTGCGTGAACAGTACAAAGGTCTTTTTAGTTGA
- a CDS encoding MarR family winged helix-turn-helix transcriptional regulator — protein sequence MDETDGCDITPVQFAILNALIDDPGEDQVTLAARVAFDPATFGSVIGRLEAKGWVVRQADPQDRRRKLLWITTDGSKLAISMKRAVTKAQQRILAPLSSAEQAQFSLLLAKLVSGLEA from the coding sequence ATGGATGAGACAGATGGCTGCGACATCACTCCGGTTCAATTTGCAATTTTAAATGCACTCATTGACGATCCGGGTGAAGACCAAGTCACGCTGGCGGCGCGGGTCGCTTTTGATCCGGCTACTTTTGGTTCTGTCATTGGCCGTCTTGAAGCCAAGGGCTGGGTAGTGCGGCAAGCAGATCCTCAGGATAGACGGCGCAAGCTCTTGTGGATCACAACCGATGGCTCAAAATTGGCAATCAGTATGAAGCGCGCGGTGACTAAAGCCCAGCAACGCATACTTGCGCCATTGAGCAGTGCTGAGCAAGCGCAGTTTAGTTTGCTACTTGCCAAGTTAGTCTCTGGGCTTGAGGCCTAA
- a CDS encoding antibiotic biosynthesis monooxygenase family protein, with translation MILEVADIRIHPGQQAAFEEAIERGVSSVIASAKGFLGYSVNRGIESSERYILQIRWATLENHTVDFRESAEFANWRAIVGPFFAGPPVVEHFSLVSQSK, from the coding sequence ATGATTCTCGAAGTTGCCGATATTCGTATTCACCCTGGCCAACAAGCCGCATTTGAAGAAGCTATTGAGCGCGGCGTGAGCAGCGTGATTGCCAGCGCCAAGGGTTTTTTGGGCTACAGCGTTAACCGGGGAATCGAAAGCAGCGAGCGCTATATTTTGCAGATTCGCTGGGCTACGCTGGAAAACCATACGGTAGATTTCCGCGAATCTGCTGAGTTCGCCAACTGGCGCGCCATAGTCGGCCCCTTCTTTGCAGGTCCGCCGGTGGTTGAGCATTTCAGCTTAGTTTCACAATCCAAATAA
- a CDS encoding Bug family tripartite tricarboxylate transporter substrate binding protein gives MGLIAFSVLSFFLTESVFAAENQANKNLVWPSRSIKILVGFSAGSTPDITARILALPLSKALGQAVIVENRPGASGNIAADVVAKASDDHTLGIVINGNLTSAKMLYPQLPYDPAKDFAPISLLTIAPLVLVAPANLPAGPAFFAAAVSGGNQWNYGSVGIGSVSHLGMELLKSKTPGLLPLQVPFPGNPQVITAMLGGQLQMALMGPGVAMPQVRSGKLRAIGLTAGRSALAPEVPSLQEAGGPNLQLEVWNALVGPARLSAAAQSKLAEIVPQILRDPDIRQQLFNQGWQAVVSSPEGLKSRLKDETQLLGNIIKTRGIKLE, from the coding sequence GTGGGTTTAATCGCATTCAGCGTATTGAGCTTTTTCTTGACAGAGTCAGTCTTTGCAGCAGAGAACCAAGCGAATAAAAATCTAGTTTGGCCCAGCCGTAGTATCAAAATATTGGTGGGGTTTTCTGCCGGTTCAACGCCAGACATCACTGCACGTATCTTGGCCTTGCCCTTGTCAAAAGCCTTGGGCCAAGCAGTCATAGTCGAAAATCGACCTGGCGCATCCGGCAATATCGCCGCCGATGTGGTGGCCAAAGCAAGCGACGACCACACCTTGGGAATAGTGATTAACGGCAACTTGACCTCGGCCAAGATGCTTTACCCACAACTTCCCTATGATCCGGCCAAAGATTTCGCGCCCATCTCACTTTTGACCATAGCGCCGCTGGTATTGGTAGCACCCGCCAATCTGCCGGCAGGACCGGCATTTTTCGCCGCAGCAGTAAGCGGCGGTAATCAATGGAATTACGGCTCTGTTGGCATAGGTTCAGTTTCTCATCTGGGCATGGAGTTGCTCAAAAGTAAAACCCCAGGCTTGCTGCCGCTGCAAGTGCCGTTTCCGGGTAACCCACAGGTGATTACCGCCATGTTGGGTGGCCAATTGCAAATGGCTTTGATGGGGCCGGGTGTGGCTATGCCGCAGGTCAGAAGTGGCAAATTGCGCGCCATTGGTTTGACCGCTGGGCGCAGCGCTTTAGCACCAGAAGTGCCAAGCTTGCAGGAAGCAGGCGGGCCGAATTTACAACTTGAAGTCTGGAATGCATTGGTCGGCCCGGCACGATTGTCGGCGGCTGCACAATCCAAACTTGCTGAAATCGTGCCGCAAATTTTGCGTGATCCCGACATCCGGCAACAACTTTTTAACCAAGGCTGGCAAGCCGTAGTCAGCTCACCCGAGGGTCTGAAAAGTCGCCTCAAAGACGAGACTCAGCTGCTGGGAAACATTATCAAAACGCGCGGCATCAAGCTCGAATAA